The sequence CGCCTTCTTTGGTATTAAATGGATCTATGATCTATTACCATTTGAGGTTGCAAAAGGCTATCATCTACAGCTAGCCATTTTCTGGATTGCAACAGCATGGCTAGGTATGGGGATCTACTTTGCACCAAATGTTGGTGGTATCGAACCAAAACGTCAAGGATTCCTGGTTGATATTTTATTCTGGGCATTAGTTGTCGTTGTTGGTGGCTCCATGGTTGGTGAGTGGTTAGGCGTCAAAGGGTTCCTCGGTAACTTATGGTTCCTACTCGGTCACCAAGGCTGGGAGTATTTAGAGTTAGGACGTGTGTGGCAAATTGCCCTTGTAAGCGGATTGGCGATATGGCTCTATATCGTATATCGTGGAATCCATCATGGACTTAAAAAAGAGCGAGATAAAGGTGGATTAATCCACTTATTATTCTATGCATCGATCGCAGTCCCAGCTTTCTATATATTTGCATTTTTCGTTACACCTGGACAAAGCTTCACGATGTCAGACTACTGGCGTTGGTGGGTAGTTCATTTATGGGTAGAGGGAATTTTTGAGGTATTTGCTGTTGTCATCATTGGGTATATGCTAGTAAGCATGAAACTTGTAACGAAGTCATCGGTTGTTCGAATGTTCTATTTCCAAATTATTTTATTACTTGGAACAGGTGTATTAGGGGTTGGTCACCATTACTATTACAATGGTTCACCAGAGGCATGGATAGCAGTTGGTGCTGTATTTAGTGCCTTAGAAATTATTCCATTAACATTGTTAGTGCTAGAGGCTTACGATCAATACAAAATGATGCGTGCCGGCGGGGTAGATTTTCCATATAAACTTACATTCTGGTTCTTAATCGCAACTTCTATCTGGAATGTTGTTGGTGCTGGTGTAACAGGATTCTTAATTAACCTTCCAGCCGTCAACTACTTTGAACATGGTCAGCAGTTAACACCTGCACATGGTCATGCAGCAATGATGGGTGTTTATGGAATGTTTGCAATAGCTGTACTTATCTACTCACTGCGAAATGTGGTTAAGCCTGAGAAATGGAATGATACATGGTTGAAATGGTCATTCTGGCTACTAAATATCGGATTATTTGGAATGGTATTTGTTTCCTTAACACCAATTGGATTTATCCAATTGAAGGAAGCCTTCGATAATGGGTATTGGGCGTCACGAACAAGTGAGTTTCTACAGCAAGATATTATTCAAGATCTATTATTATGGCGTGCCGTACCAGATACAATCTTTCTCATAGGTGTGATCATCTTGGTTGTATTTACGATAAAAATTATGTTCCATCTGAAAAAACCTAAATATAAAGGTGGAGATAGCATACCTGAAGCAGAAGAATAAGTAGATGAATTGAAAACGAGGTAACTAGGAAAAATAGTTACCTCGTTGTTTTTGCTTTAGAGATGGTCAAGCAACGGTGTTGGGAATCCAGCTCAGCTCATAACCATAATGAAGTACGGAGATCTATAGGGTCTATTTGACTACCATCCAATACTTTTGATCATGCTTCCGCAACAGTCTTTCGGTCACGATTCGTACCTTTTAATACTTCTTTAGAACATAGACCTAACTTTACAGATGCCTTTATACATGTGTATCAGGTGCAATGGTAATTAACTCTCGAGACTTCCAGTGAATACCTATGTAGATTTCCATAACGTGTAGCCAATAATTAATGATCTTTGAACCTGAAAGATAAAGCTCACATGGATTCTAACAACGATCTTTTGTTACTAACCACAAAAACGACAAAATGATTACTATGCTACTATTATAAAAGATCGAAAAAATTATAGAGCAGCTAACACTAGAACAGACCTCATGACTGTAGGCATACCCTTTGCTACCCTTATGGGCAATGCAGGAGCAAATAGGCTATCTATAAACGCATTATGGGGTATAAAGATAGAACGGATAAAGTATACACACACAAAGACATGAAGTACACCGCACTTTATTATTTTAAGCGCATTTCATACTCGTATTCAAAATTTTATAATCTAGTAGTATTATCGATCAAAAATCCGAATAATCCTGATTTATAGAATATGAAAGGATTCGATAGTTATACAATAACTACATAAGAAATGGAGTTTTAGAGGGATGGTTTTAATCTTGGTCAATATCCGAGTTCAAAAGTATATGTCCATGTAACATTGTAGAATTTTAACTCTTATGCATATGTACAACCAGCTGGGACTGTTGCTGTCATATTTTTAGTTTTATAAATTTGCTATATTAACTTTGTAGTAACGGTATATTAAGTTAAATAATACGATGGAATCTCTAATCTATTAGCTAAAATATTTTTATTAATGGTAAATATTCCGTTTTTTTCGTTATAATGGTAACAGTACATGTGTAATTTGATAAAGGGGAGATAAAGTGAAGATTCAAGATTATCGAAAACCGAATTATCCAATTGATCCAATATATATACGAAGGTGGTCTCCAAGAGCGTTTTTATCAAAGGATATTACCAAAGATGATTTGAATAGTTTATTTGAAGCAGCTAAATGGGCACCGTCTGCAGCAAATATGCAGCCATGGCGTTTTATTATAGCTAAGCAAGATGCGGATAAAAAGAAATTTTTATCATTTATTGATGAGTCTAATGTAATTTGGTGTAAGCATGCACCTGTATTGGTAGCTATCATTTCTAAAACGGATAGGAAGCGTCCGGGCAGTAAGAACCCGACTCATGCTTTTGATACGGGAGCTGCTTGGGGATTTTTAGCATTAGAGGCAGCGCGAAAGGGAATTTCAACACATGCGATGGGAGGATTTGATCGAGTAAAAGCAAAGCAAGTATTAGAGATTCCAGATAATTATGCTATTCATGCTATTGTTGCCATTGGATATCAAGGGGATAAGCAAGCTCTTCCAGAAAGTTTACAGCAGCGGGAAGTACCATCTACTAGGAAAAAAATCGAGGAATTTGTTTTTGAAGGTAGTTTTGAAAATCGGTAAGTATGGTTACTTATTTTTGGTATCGTTCAACCAAAAGCGATACATCAATTAAATATAAAAGATGCCACGTCACCATGTATCATCTTTTTTTATGGCACATGTACGTTAGTTTATTTGTAGTAATCTATGTTTAATAATTCAAGCAAAAGGTACAATTTAAAAAACTTCTCTCTACTTCTTCCTTATTATTTACATTTAAGAAAGGATATGTTATGAAGCCTAACAATTCGTTTAATAACCCTGTATTTTATGTTTCAGCTTGTTTTGTGTTACTGCTCGTAGTTATAGGAGCAATCATGCCAGTTAAATTTGGCAAGGTAGCAGAAAAATTATTTAACTTTACAACAATCAATTTTGGATGGTTTTATTTATTATCCATATTTATCTTTATCATATTTTTAATCGTGCTTTCCTTGAGTAAATACGGAAAAATAAAATTAGGAGCAGCTGATTCGAAGCCAGAATACTCCTTTTTTACTTGGATCAGCATGCTGTTTTCAGCTGGTTTTGGCGCTGGATTAGTTTTTTGGGGAGTAGCGGAACCAATGAGTCATTTTTTAAAAACCCCTTTTCCTGAATTAGAAGCGATGACGGAAGAATCTGCAAGAATAGCAATGGGGTATGCTTTTTTTCACTGGGGAATTAGTCAGTGGTCTGTATTTGCTGTTGTGGGTTTAGTAATAGCGTATCTACAGTTTAAGAAAAAGCGGAGAGGATTAATTTCAACATCTATCCAGCCAATTATTGGAAGAAATAAAGTAATTGCTGGTACAGTTGATTCATTGGCGGTTGTCGCAACAGTAATGGGAGTTGCAACATCATTAGGTTTAGGTATATTGCAAATGAACGGTGGGCTAAAATCAGTCTTTGATGTACCTTCATCTATTTGGGTGCAAATGATTATTGCTGGAGTCATGTTAATGACGTATTTAATTTCTTCGAGTACTGGGTTGGATAGAGG is a genomic window of Virgibacillus proomii containing:
- a CDS encoding nitric-oxide reductase large subunit, whose translation is MDKNKKNIFNSKDKQPTTVNGLLKSITIITLVLSFTALIVGGVWIFKNQAPTPLEVVTPDGEVIMTKDSIKGGQAVFQKYGLMDYGTLLGNGSYMGPDYTAEALKIYTEGMQDYYADLDYGKAYNKLSDENAAVIKDKVISEIRKNRFNEDESILYVTDAQVYGIEKVEAYYRDIFVNGDGWGLEAGLIQESHLPEKDRNYVAEGDQIEQISDFFFWTAWLSSTNRIGDDISYTNNWPFYEDAGNTMSYSAILWSGVSITILALFVAIVLFVFYKYHFGMTPAFTKNNYPVYNLRNKAVTTSQVKSAKFFLLVTIMFFVQVMFGALLAHYYTEPDAFFGIKWIYDLLPFEVAKGYHLQLAIFWIATAWLGMGIYFAPNVGGIEPKRQGFLVDILFWALVVVVGGSMVGEWLGVKGFLGNLWFLLGHQGWEYLELGRVWQIALVSGLAIWLYIVYRGIHHGLKKERDKGGLIHLLFYASIAVPAFYIFAFFVTPGQSFTMSDYWRWWVVHLWVEGIFEVFAVVIIGYMLVSMKLVTKSSVVRMFYFQIILLLGTGVLGVGHHYYYNGSPEAWIAVGAVFSALEIIPLTLLVLEAYDQYKMMRAGGVDFPYKLTFWFLIATSIWNVVGAGVTGFLINLPAVNYFEHGQQLTPAHGHAAMMGVYGMFAIAVLIYSLRNVVKPEKWNDTWLKWSFWLLNIGLFGMVFVSLTPIGFIQLKEAFDNGYWASRTSEFLQQDIIQDLLLWRAVPDTIFLIGVIILVVFTIKIMFHLKKPKYKGGDSIPEAEE
- a CDS encoding nitroreductase family protein, with protein sequence MKIQDYRKPNYPIDPIYIRRWSPRAFLSKDITKDDLNSLFEAAKWAPSAANMQPWRFIIAKQDADKKKFLSFIDESNVIWCKHAPVLVAIISKTDRKRPGSKNPTHAFDTGAAWGFLALEAARKGISTHAMGGFDRVKAKQVLEIPDNYAIHAIVAIGYQGDKQALPESLQQREVPSTRKKIEEFVFEGSFENR